In Streptomyces sp. 840.1, one DNA window encodes the following:
- a CDS encoding SDR family oxidoreductase produces MLLTGKTVIVSGVGAGLGHRIAATVVRDGGNAVLGARTGANLAKSAAEIDPEGLHTAYLPTDITDEAQCEALAALAVERFGRIDAVVHVAAWDSYFGGVEDADLDTWKSVIDVNLLGTLRMTRACLPALRERGGSVVVIGTQSAVAAPSQVRQAAYAASKGALTSAMYSMAREFGPHRIRVNTVLPGWMWGPPVQAYVQLTARTEGVPEAEVLGRLSKRMALPELATDGDVAEAAVFLASDRARAITGQSLLVNAGELMR; encoded by the coding sequence ATGTTGCTCACGGGGAAGACCGTCATCGTTTCCGGAGTGGGCGCCGGGCTCGGGCACCGGATCGCGGCCACCGTCGTGCGGGACGGCGGCAACGCGGTCCTGGGGGCGCGCACCGGGGCCAACCTCGCCAAGTCGGCCGCCGAGATCGATCCCGAGGGGCTGCACACCGCGTACCTGCCCACCGACATCACCGACGAGGCGCAGTGCGAGGCGCTCGCGGCGCTGGCCGTCGAGCGGTTCGGGCGGATCGACGCGGTGGTCCATGTCGCCGCCTGGGACAGCTACTTCGGCGGGGTGGAGGACGCCGACCTGGACACCTGGAAGTCGGTCATCGACGTCAATCTGCTCGGCACCCTGCGGATGACACGCGCCTGCCTGCCCGCCCTGAGGGAGCGCGGCGGATCGGTCGTCGTCATCGGCACGCAGTCGGCGGTGGCCGCGCCGTCCCAGGTACGGCAGGCGGCGTACGCGGCCTCCAAGGGCGCGCTGACCTCCGCGATGTACTCCATGGCCCGGGAGTTCGGCCCGCACCGGATCCGGGTCAACACGGTGCTGCCGGGCTGGATGTGGGGGCCGCCGGTACAGGCCTACGTACAGCTCACCGCCCGCACCGAGGGGGTGCCCGAGGCCGAGGTGCTGGGGAGGCTCTCCAAGCGCATGGCGCTTCCGGAGCTGGCCACGGACGGCGACGTGGCGGAGGCCGCGGTGTTCCTGGCCTCCGACCGGGCGCGGGCGATCACCGGGCAGTCCCTGCTGGTCAACGCCGGTGAGCTCATGCGCTGA
- a CDS encoding D-alanyl-D-alanine carboxypeptidase: MEEASVAGESPDKSEQQKSSGTARSEHDPRLSVFREPASPAESGGRTDTATAVFGTQRSESAADGEPAAGSAAAAAETPEGPQSPVKAPGAASDAPEESGEPREPAGPAEGEEPAGAADAAEADAADPAEAPESAAAEADGDAAEPEEGDVRLRAAVAAWVSTDGEAQDGDDGDAGGEKPAAESGKPSDEPAEPSADEPAGRSDATAESEARVPRTREESDENSSSGADEGSGPDSGPDSGAKSEESSEPKPDADSEPKPDANADTDPDTKPDGAESDAKSGAKSKAVPEPEPEPELGEDSGSGSEGDSDSGSGAAPDGDVDGDVDGPAAAKTGIDQATAVFKAPKLPRVDQPTTALKITPPSAGKPKPGTGGGTGSEPESAAERTSKFVPLRADDVRQAPAPRAPETPAPASGPGRSESGTGPAWAAQLPPDASLSGAERTRQQPMPPRPPLDLLAELTNTPPPPETPVRTAVRRVKIWTPLVLLLLIAFAIVQMVRPLPDPSLTLSAKPTYTFDGAQPSLPWPDQGQGYMAATGLGKVGSFGKQKPVPIASVAKAMTAYLVLKDHPLKRGEKGPGIPVDAKAESDGKLSSEGESTLDTVKKGDVLSERDALAALMIPSANNIARLLARWDAGSEKAFVEKMNATADELGMTNTTYTDPSGLTASTVSTAEDLVKLGEKLVEFPALMDITKLPEWKDPSGKTWRNYNTLVPYDNALGIKTGSTTKAGGNLLFAAHKMVDGTDQLIVGAVLGQYDSDSIIDAVNAASKKVMLATLDLLEGAKIVKKGDVVGTVDDGMGGTVPVVATKDVKAVGWSGLTIKLEITDDGRTIPHSAAAGTHVGTLTVGEGASQVQVAVALQSDLTEPGAGEKLTRIG; the protein is encoded by the coding sequence ATGGAGGAGGCATCGGTGGCGGGCGAGTCCCCCGACAAGTCGGAGCAGCAGAAGTCGTCGGGAACGGCTCGGAGCGAGCACGATCCGCGGCTCTCGGTGTTCCGCGAACCCGCCTCACCGGCGGAGTCCGGCGGCAGGACGGACACGGCGACGGCCGTCTTCGGTACGCAGCGGTCCGAGTCGGCGGCCGACGGTGAGCCTGCGGCCGGGTCCGCAGCCGCCGCGGCGGAGACCCCTGAAGGCCCTCAGAGCCCGGTGAAGGCCCCTGGGGCCGCGTCGGACGCCCCGGAGGAGTCCGGGGAGCCCCGGGAGCCCGCAGGGCCCGCGGAGGGCGAGGAGCCCGCTGGGGCGGCGGACGCGGCGGAGGCCGATGCGGCGGATCCGGCGGAGGCGCCGGAGAGCGCGGCGGCCGAGGCCGACGGCGACGCGGCCGAGCCCGAGGAGGGCGATGTGCGGCTGCGCGCTGCCGTGGCCGCCTGGGTGTCGACGGACGGCGAGGCGCAGGACGGGGACGACGGGGACGCCGGCGGCGAGAAGCCTGCGGCGGAATCCGGGAAGCCGTCCGATGAGCCGGCCGAGCCGTCGGCCGACGAGCCGGCCGGGCGGTCCGACGCGACCGCGGAGAGCGAAGCCAGGGTGCCTCGGACCCGTGAGGAGTCCGACGAGAACTCCAGCTCAGGGGCCGACGAGGGCTCCGGGCCGGATTCCGGGCCGGATTCTGGGGCGAAGTCCGAGGAAAGCTCTGAGCCGAAGCCGGACGCGGACTCTGAGCCGAAGCCGGACGCGAACGCAGACACTGACCCGGACACGAAGCCGGACGGTGCAGAATCCGACGCGAAGTCCGGCGCGAAGTCCAAGGCAGTCCCGGAGCCGGAGCCTGAGCCTGAGCTGGGAGAAGACTCCGGCAGCGGCTCCGAAGGCGACTCGGACAGCGGCTCCGGCGCGGCGCCCGACGGAGATGTCGACGGAGACGTCGACGGCCCGGCCGCCGCGAAGACCGGCATCGACCAGGCGACCGCCGTGTTCAAGGCGCCGAAGCTGCCACGCGTCGACCAGCCGACGACGGCGCTGAAGATCACCCCGCCGTCGGCCGGGAAGCCGAAGCCCGGGACCGGAGGCGGGACCGGGTCCGAGCCCGAGTCCGCAGCCGAGCGGACCAGCAAGTTCGTACCGCTGCGGGCCGACGACGTACGGCAGGCCCCCGCGCCGCGCGCCCCCGAGACCCCTGCCCCGGCGTCGGGACCGGGCCGGTCCGAGAGCGGGACCGGCCCCGCGTGGGCCGCCCAGCTGCCGCCCGACGCGTCACTCAGCGGCGCCGAGCGGACCCGGCAGCAGCCGATGCCGCCCAGGCCGCCGCTCGACCTGCTGGCCGAGCTGACGAACACCCCGCCGCCGCCGGAGACCCCGGTGCGCACCGCGGTGCGGCGGGTCAAGATCTGGACGCCGCTGGTCCTCCTGCTGCTGATCGCGTTTGCAATCGTGCAGATGGTGCGTCCGCTGCCCGACCCCTCGCTCACGCTGTCGGCGAAGCCGACGTACACCTTCGACGGCGCTCAGCCGTCCCTGCCGTGGCCCGACCAGGGCCAGGGCTACATGGCGGCGACCGGCCTCGGCAAGGTCGGCTCGTTCGGCAAGCAGAAGCCGGTGCCGATCGCGAGTGTCGCCAAGGCGATGACCGCGTACCTCGTGCTCAAGGACCACCCGCTGAAGCGCGGTGAGAAGGGTCCGGGCATCCCGGTCGACGCCAAGGCGGAGTCGGACGGCAAGCTCTCCAGCGAGGGCGAGTCCACCCTGGACACGGTGAAGAAGGGCGACGTGCTCTCCGAGCGCGACGCGCTCGCCGCTCTCATGATCCCGTCGGCGAACAACATCGCCCGGCTGCTGGCGCGCTGGGACGCGGGATCGGAGAAGGCGTTCGTCGAGAAGATGAACGCGACCGCGGACGAGCTGGGCATGACGAACACCACCTACACCGACCCCTCCGGGCTCACGGCCTCGACCGTGAGCACCGCCGAGGACCTGGTGAAGCTGGGGGAGAAGCTCGTCGAGTTCCCGGCGCTGATGGACATCACCAAGCTGCCGGAGTGGAAGGACCCGTCGGGCAAGACCTGGCGGAACTACAACACGCTCGTGCCCTACGACAACGCCCTGGGCATCAAGACCGGCTCCACCACCAAGGCGGGCGGCAACCTGCTCTTCGCCGCGCACAAGATGGTCGACGGCACGGACCAGCTCATCGTCGGGGCGGTGCTCGGGCAGTACGACAGCGACTCGATCATCGACGCGGTGAACGCGGCCAGCAAGAAGGTCATGCTGGCCACGCTGGACCTGCTGGAGGGCGCCAAGATCGTCAAGAAGGGTGATGTCGTCGGCACGGTCGACGACGGTATGGGCGGCACCGTCCCCGTCGTCGCGACCAAGGACGTGAAGGCGGTCGGCTGGTCGGGTCTCACGATCAAGCTCGAAATCACCGACGACGGCAGGACCATCCCGCACTCGGCGGCAGCCGGTACGCACGTCGGCACCCTCACCGTGGGTGAGGGTGCGAGCCAGGTGCAGGTGGCGGTCGCGCTCCAGAGCGACCTGACGGAACCGGGGGCCGGCGAGAAGCTGACCAGGATCGGCTGA
- a CDS encoding MFS transporter codes for MTTAEPKSGREVADSRGARGSDTSMRIEVPAPRASEPDVGAPVQNRTMKWLRHPVTIATAAAAVTHVLWFFFFANSGGDIAAQDAWAEFVGRHPGTAYNLAWYGGMHPVSYSVVSPYLMSVLGVRTTMMIVGTVSAALTALILVRVRAVRNPIACSLAGVFAYLCNALSGRVTFGLGMMFALGAVAAVFCWPYRWRYKRWAKAAVAAPLAGLATAGSPVAGLFLGVVAAALFLNKRRPGAYALGLAPVVVVALSAWLFPFSGTQPMSIATLSLPFVFAVLVFFLVPRDWKTVRTAAAVYGIGTLLTYVVDSQIGSNVSRMAMLFAGVVLLAALPYAEPRSRRWYALVLAFAGLNFWIGFKGVDDVVRTAPTASWTRSLAPLVNELQKVDAERGRVEVIPPSSHREASALAPVVNLARGWNRQADMERNPLFYDDTLNSVNYRQWLDRWAVHYVVLPQGSPDSSGAVQETELVSKGLPYLKPIWSNSDWRLYSVDSPVPLADPPATVDEAGAGELTIHVKEPGRVLIRIPYSRWLALLDEEGRSVKRPQETEESKQREDQDIPKDFVNTNGCLIKLEEDQYGDEWTELLAPHAGVYRLGAPYQLSPGTPCPDELR; via the coding sequence GTGACCACCGCGGAGCCGAAGTCCGGCCGCGAGGTGGCCGACAGCAGAGGCGCGAGGGGAAGCGACACCAGCATGCGGATCGAAGTGCCTGCCCCGCGTGCCTCCGAGCCCGATGTCGGCGCACCCGTACAGAACCGCACCATGAAGTGGCTGCGGCACCCGGTGACCATCGCGACGGCGGCTGCGGCTGTCACGCACGTTCTCTGGTTCTTCTTCTTCGCGAACAGCGGCGGCGACATCGCGGCCCAGGACGCCTGGGCCGAGTTCGTCGGCCGGCACCCCGGTACCGCGTACAACCTGGCCTGGTACGGGGGGATGCACCCCGTCTCGTACAGCGTCGTGTCGCCGTACCTGATGTCGGTGCTCGGTGTCCGTACGACGATGATGATCGTCGGTACGGTCTCGGCGGCGCTGACCGCGCTGATCCTGGTCAGGGTGCGGGCGGTCCGCAATCCCATCGCGTGCTCGCTGGCCGGCGTCTTCGCGTACCTGTGCAACGCGCTGTCGGGCCGGGTGACGTTCGGCCTCGGCATGATGTTCGCGCTCGGCGCGGTGGCGGCGGTGTTCTGCTGGCCGTACCGCTGGCGGTACAAGCGGTGGGCGAAGGCGGCCGTGGCCGCTCCGCTCGCCGGGCTCGCGACCGCCGGCAGCCCGGTGGCGGGGCTCTTCCTCGGCGTGGTCGCCGCCGCCCTGTTCCTGAACAAACGCCGCCCGGGGGCGTATGCGCTGGGACTGGCACCGGTCGTGGTGGTGGCGCTGTCGGCGTGGCTGTTCCCGTTCTCCGGTACGCAGCCGATGTCGATCGCGACGCTGTCACTGCCGTTCGTCTTCGCGGTCCTGGTCTTCTTCCTCGTACCGCGCGACTGGAAGACGGTACGGACGGCGGCCGCGGTGTACGGCATCGGGACGCTGCTGACGTACGTCGTGGACTCGCAGATCGGCTCGAACGTGTCGCGGATGGCGATGCTGTTCGCCGGTGTGGTGCTGCTGGCCGCGCTGCCGTACGCGGAGCCGCGCTCCCGGCGGTGGTACGCGCTGGTCCTCGCGTTCGCCGGGCTCAACTTCTGGATCGGGTTCAAGGGTGTGGACGACGTCGTCCGGACCGCGCCGACCGCGTCCTGGACGCGGTCGCTGGCTCCGCTGGTCAACGAGTTGCAGAAGGTCGATGCCGAGCGCGGCCGCGTCGAGGTGATCCCACCGAGCAGCCACCGGGAGGCGTCCGCGCTGGCCCCGGTGGTGAACCTGGCCCGCGGCTGGAACCGTCAGGCCGACATGGAGCGCAACCCGCTCTTCTACGACGACACCCTGAACTCCGTCAACTACCGGCAGTGGCTCGACCGCTGGGCCGTGCACTACGTGGTGCTCCCTCAGGGTTCCCCCGACTCCAGCGGTGCGGTGCAGGAGACGGAGCTGGTCAGCAAGGGGCTGCCGTACCTGAAGCCGATCTGGTCCAACTCCGACTGGCGGCTCTACTCGGTGGACAGCCCGGTGCCGCTGGCCGATCCGCCGGCGACGGTGGACGAGGCCGGCGCGGGGGAGCTGACCATCCATGTGAAGGAGCCGGGCCGGGTACTGATCCGCATCCCGTACTCGCGCTGGCTCGCCCTGCTCGACGAGGAGGGCCGCAGTGTGAAGCGCCCCCAGGAGACCGAGGAGTCCAAGCAGCGTGAGGACCAGGACATCCCCAAGGACTTCGTCAACACGAACGGCTGCCTGATCAAGCTGGAGGAGGACCAGTACGGCGACGAGTGGACGGAACTGCTCGCCCCGCACGCAGGCGTGTACCGGCTCGGCGCCCCGTACCAGCTGTCGCCGGGCACACCGTGCCCGGACGAACTGCGCTGA
- a CDS encoding helix-turn-helix transcriptional regulator: MPSNVNPTVRRRRLGQELRRLREIKGMTAEEVAERLLVSQSKISRLENGRRSISQRDVRDLCGVYEVEDLRIVDSLMQMAKDSRQQGWWHAFGDIPYSVYIGLETDAESLRVYEPQVIPGLLQTRQYAEALIKGALPEAPQTDIDKRVSVRSRRQDRINAPEHPLRMWAVIDESALRRLVGDKQVMIEQLERLVELSHLPHVTVQVLPFEMGAHPGINGQYAILEFPDAADSSVVYIEGVTSDLYLEKANDVQRYSVMYEHLRAQALNVEQTRIFIDGIAKGYTRLNSE; encoded by the coding sequence GTGCCGTCCAACGTCAATCCCACCGTCAGACGACGCCGGTTGGGTCAGGAATTGCGCCGCCTGCGCGAGATCAAGGGCATGACCGCCGAGGAGGTCGCGGAGCGGCTCCTCGTATCGCAGTCGAAGATCAGCCGCCTGGAGAACGGCCGCCGTTCCATCAGCCAGCGCGATGTCCGCGATCTCTGCGGGGTGTACGAGGTCGAGGACCTCCGGATCGTCGACTCGCTCATGCAGATGGCCAAGGACTCCCGCCAGCAGGGCTGGTGGCACGCCTTCGGCGACATCCCGTACAGCGTGTACATCGGTCTGGAGACGGACGCCGAGTCACTGCGGGTGTACGAACCCCAGGTGATCCCGGGCCTGCTGCAGACCCGGCAGTACGCCGAGGCCCTGATCAAGGGCGCGCTGCCGGAGGCGCCGCAGACCGATATCGACAAGCGCGTGAGCGTCCGCTCGCGACGCCAGGACCGGATCAACGCCCCCGAGCACCCGCTGCGGATGTGGGCGGTGATCGACGAGTCGGCGCTGCGCCGGCTGGTCGGCGACAAACAGGTGATGATCGAGCAGCTGGAGCGCCTGGTCGAGCTGTCGCACCTGCCTCATGTGACCGTCCAGGTACTGCCGTTCGAGATGGGCGCCCACCCCGGGATCAACGGGCAGTACGCCATCCTGGAATTCCCGGACGCCGCGGATTCCAGCGTCGTCTACATCGAGGGAGTCACCAGCGACCTCTACCTGGAGAAGGCGAACGACGTCCAGCGGTACAGCGTCATGTACGAGCACCTGCGGGCACAGGCCCTGAATGTGGAGCAGACCCGGATTTTCATCGACGGGATCGCGAAGGGCTACACCCGGTTGAACTCGGAGTGA
- a CDS encoding DUF397 domain-containing protein, translating into MAIRQGATDKWTKSSYSGGNGACVEVRSPLVREIAVRDSKVPEGPSIGFVPGAWNAFVRDVAKGALDA; encoded by the coding sequence ATGGCCATTCGTCAGGGTGCTACGGATAAGTGGACGAAGTCGTCGTATTCCGGGGGCAACGGCGCCTGCGTCGAAGTCAGGTCCCCTCTCGTGCGCGAGATTGCCGTACGTGACTCGAAGGTGCCCGAGGGCCCTTCGATCGGTTTCGTCCCCGGTGCCTGGAACGCGTTCGTGCGCGATGTCGCCAAGGGCGCCCTCGACGCCTGA
- a CDS encoding ADP-ribosylglycohydrolase family protein, which yields MSTGTTAVWGRAEQQDFRSRVRGALLGGAIGDALGAGVSGLSLEEIREAHGADAVTDFVPAHGGRGLVTSVTQLNLFTVDGLIRAQVRRDIGAWHPPTDVHQAHLRWAATQHDWGPDERRKDNGWLAGQEWLYARRSPTRECLNGLGDTVMGTLEQPKNPAAHDSAALTRSAPFGLLVGWEPELVLQLAVECAAQTHGHPVALLSAGALAVMVHGLARGETLDGSVQQALALLAERPGHEPVTGALQQALGTVRQGIPGPALIESLGATDSAEDVLAVAVYCALVGEDVRHGLRLAVNHGGPSSATGTLCGALLGALHGETALPPAWLAELEGRATLLELADDFAMEMTQGAALHSPVAVAAGWLARYPRG from the coding sequence GTGAGCACAGGGACCACGGCTGTCTGGGGCCGTGCCGAGCAGCAGGACTTCCGCAGCCGGGTACGTGGCGCGCTGCTCGGCGGCGCCATCGGTGACGCGCTCGGCGCGGGCGTCAGCGGGCTCTCGCTGGAGGAGATCCGCGAGGCGCACGGCGCCGACGCCGTCACCGACTTCGTTCCCGCGCACGGCGGACGCGGCCTCGTCACCTCCGTCACGCAGCTCAACCTGTTCACCGTGGACGGGCTGATCCGCGCCCAGGTCCGCCGCGACATCGGCGCCTGGCACCCGCCCACCGATGTGCACCAGGCGCATCTGCGGTGGGCCGCGACGCAGCACGACTGGGGGCCCGACGAACGCCGCAAGGACAACGGCTGGCTTGCCGGGCAGGAGTGGCTCTACGCCCGCCGCTCGCCCACCCGGGAGTGCCTCAACGGGCTTGGCGACACCGTCATGGGCACCCTCGAACAGCCCAAGAACCCCGCAGCGCACGACTCGGCGGCGCTCACCCGCTCCGCCCCGTTCGGGCTGCTGGTCGGCTGGGAGCCGGAGCTCGTCCTCCAACTGGCCGTCGAGTGCGCCGCGCAGACCCACGGCCACCCCGTCGCCCTGCTCTCCGCAGGCGCCCTCGCCGTGATGGTGCACGGGCTGGCGCGCGGCGAGACGCTGGACGGTTCCGTGCAGCAGGCCCTCGCCCTGCTCGCCGAGCGTCCGGGCCACGAACCCGTCACCGGGGCGCTCCAGCAGGCGCTCGGTACCGTGCGCCAGGGGATACCCGGGCCCGCCCTCATAGAGTCCCTCGGCGCCACGGACTCCGCCGAGGACGTGCTCGCCGTGGCGGTGTACTGCGCGCTGGTGGGCGAGGACGTCCGGCACGGCCTGCGGCTGGCCGTGAACCACGGCGGGCCGTCGTCGGCGACCGGGACCCTGTGCGGGGCGCTGCTCGGCGCGCTGCACGGCGAGACCGCGCTGCCGCCGGCCTGGCTCGCCGAGCTGGAGGGCCGGGCGACGCTGCTCGAACTCGCCGACGACTTCGCGATGGAGATGACCCAGGGCGCCGCCCTGCACAGCCCGGTGGCCGTCGCGGCCGGCTGGCTGGCCCGCTACCCGCGCGGCTGA
- a CDS encoding GPP34 family phosphoprotein → MGRSRRTIPEELLLLALDPTTGTTAQPQSLDLGLAGAQLVELALAGRIAPDGDRIAVVMPRPTGDPTLDSALELLRRRGSPVRAVHWIGGPRLGLRQIYLAHLERCGMVHAVAGQMCGVLPTTRYQATDTAISRDIKARLDSAIRTGVPPDPRTAALAALAHAVGLGKHLYPGNEGRSSRSRLRDLIRHDPMGGLVAHAVMDVQNGAVAQPRRNQAAGVPLQPQAQSQSRRDSMAHTAAH, encoded by the coding sequence ATGGGCAGGAGCCGCAGAACAATTCCGGAGGAGCTTCTGCTGCTCGCTCTGGACCCGACCACGGGTACCACAGCGCAGCCGCAGTCGCTCGACCTCGGCCTCGCCGGAGCACAGCTAGTAGAGCTGGCTCTGGCAGGACGGATAGCCCCTGACGGGGATCGTATCGCCGTGGTGATGCCACGGCCGACAGGAGATCCGACTCTGGACTCCGCACTGGAACTGCTGCGCAGACGCGGCAGCCCGGTTCGGGCCGTCCACTGGATAGGCGGACCCCGACTGGGGCTTCGCCAGATCTACCTCGCCCATCTGGAGCGGTGCGGCATGGTGCATGCCGTGGCGGGCCAGATGTGCGGAGTGCTGCCGACAACTCGCTACCAGGCGACGGACACGGCAATAAGCCGGGACATCAAGGCCCGGCTGGACAGCGCGATCCGCACCGGCGTACCGCCGGACCCGCGGACCGCGGCGCTCGCCGCACTGGCCCACGCGGTCGGACTCGGCAAGCACCTGTACCCCGGGAACGAGGGGCGCTCATCGCGCTCCCGGCTCCGGGACCTGATCAGACACGACCCGATGGGCGGCCTCGTGGCGCATGCCGTCATGGATGTCCAGAACGGGGCGGTCGCACAACCGCGCCGCAACCAGGCGGCCGGCGTGCCGTTGCAACCGCAAGCCCAGTCGCAGTCACGTCGCGACAGCATGGCGCACACAGCGGCCCACTAG
- a CDS encoding sodium:solute symporter family protein produces MNSLDWVVLIGYFGVMIAIGLWSHKRVDNVSDFFTAGGKMPWWLSGISHHMSGYSAVMFTGYAGIAYQYGVTSFVTWSLPIAIGIGIGAKLFAPRLNRLRSRLHVASPLEYLKNRYNIQTQQALAWSGLLLKIVDVGAKWAAIATLLSVFTGITLTQGIFITGIITAVYCTVGGLWADALTELGQFIIQLFAGVAMLVTAMSKLDGFSTLWTVWDKLPEGHTDPTAGPYTVTFLLAYLFIKTFEYNGGMWNQAQRYMATDSAASATRSARLSAILWLVWPTVLFFPMWCAPLLVHAQKPDASDSYALMTEQLLPHGLLGLVVVGFFSHTMAMCSSDANAIAAVFTRDIAPVFSKAARTWSARAGLLAARLSTLGFLGLSMALATQINSPTFKDIISVVIKWVAGLMGPIAIPFMLGLLRRFRKSGPTAALVSWAAGLLAFFFTNYNLDGSTKTDVALQYQVALPLAISLVLYIVIGFIKPEDTPERDAVIEMINTDGDGTGIGAAVPAQGGPQDVALAEETKNVRGGTGANGAKD; encoded by the coding sequence ATGAACAGTCTCGACTGGGTCGTGCTCATCGGCTACTTCGGCGTGATGATCGCGATCGGGCTCTGGTCCCACAAGCGTGTCGACAACGTCAGCGACTTCTTCACGGCCGGCGGCAAGATGCCGTGGTGGCTGTCCGGCATCTCGCACCACATGTCCGGCTACAGCGCGGTGATGTTCACCGGCTACGCCGGTATCGCCTACCAGTACGGCGTCACGTCCTTCGTGACGTGGTCCCTGCCGATCGCCATCGGCATCGGCATCGGCGCCAAGCTCTTCGCGCCCCGCCTCAACCGGCTGCGCTCGCGGCTGCACGTCGCCTCACCGCTCGAGTACCTCAAGAACCGCTACAACATCCAGACCCAGCAGGCGCTCGCCTGGTCCGGTCTGCTGCTGAAGATCGTGGACGTCGGCGCCAAGTGGGCGGCCATCGCCACCCTGCTCTCCGTCTTCACCGGCATCACCCTCACCCAGGGCATCTTCATCACCGGCATCATCACGGCCGTCTACTGCACGGTCGGCGGCCTGTGGGCCGACGCGCTCACCGAGCTGGGCCAGTTCATCATCCAGCTGTTCGCCGGTGTCGCGATGCTGGTCACCGCGATGAGCAAACTGGACGGCTTCAGCACGCTGTGGACGGTCTGGGACAAGCTGCCCGAGGGCCACACGGACCCGACGGCCGGTCCGTACACCGTGACCTTCCTGCTGGCGTACCTGTTCATCAAGACCTTCGAGTACAACGGCGGCATGTGGAACCAGGCCCAGCGCTACATGGCCACCGACTCCGCAGCCTCCGCGACCCGCTCGGCGCGGCTCTCCGCCATCCTGTGGCTGGTCTGGCCGACGGTCCTGTTCTTCCCGATGTGGTGCGCACCGCTGCTGGTCCACGCACAGAAGCCGGACGCCTCCGACAGCTACGCGCTGATGACCGAGCAGCTGCTGCCGCACGGGCTGCTGGGTCTGGTCGTCGTCGGGTTCTTCTCGCACACGATGGCCATGTGCTCCTCGGACGCCAACGCCATCGCGGCGGTCTTCACCCGCGACATCGCCCCGGTCTTCTCCAAGGCCGCCCGCACCTGGAGCGCCCGCGCGGGCCTGCTGGCGGCCCGGCTCTCCACGCTGGGCTTCCTGGGCCTGTCGATGGCGCTGGCGACACAGATCAACTCGCCCACGTTCAAGGACATCATCTCCGTCGTCATCAAGTGGGTCGCCGGTCTGATGGGGCCGATCGCGATCCCGTTCATGCTGGGCCTGCTGCGCCGGTTCCGTAAGTCCGGACCGACGGCAGCACTCGTCAGCTGGGCGGCCGGTCTGCTGGCCTTCTTCTTCACCAACTACAACCTCGACGGTTCGACGAAGACGGACGTGGCGCTGCAGTACCAGGTGGCGCTGCCGCTGGCGATCTCGCTGGTGCTCTACATCGTCATCGGCTTCATCAAGCCCGAGGACACTCCGGAGCGCGACGCGGTCATCGAGATGATCAACACGGACGGCGACGGCACGGGTATCGGCGCGGCCGTGCCGGCACAGGGCGGCCCGCAGGACGTGGCGCTCGCCGAGGAGACGAAGAACGTGCGGGGCGGAACCGGCGCGAACGGCGCGAAGGACTGA
- a CDS encoding helix-turn-helix transcriptional regulator, with protein sequence MDEPGTTDEESGRAALGRALRYLREKSGRSLGQLAEETRYDKSYLYRLEVSQRLSKLAVMEDLDRFYDSGGLLVQLWKVARKEVFKDRYKEFMRLEPTARIMHLFTLGIPGLFQTEEVARALLSGAQETDTEGELVEEQVIARMGRQQLLHRKPAPSVRIIMDEYALRRPVTDAKAWDEQLAHLLDMSEVTSMALQVLPFAVGAHHLMDGSLTLLWQDDTSAVAYTEGNGCAELIEDPAAVTRYRLSYDRLRDLALPPSESTAFIRGVLEEHRS encoded by the coding sequence ATGGACGAACCCGGCACCACGGACGAGGAGTCGGGCCGGGCAGCGCTCGGCCGGGCACTGCGCTACTTACGGGAGAAGTCGGGCCGGTCGCTCGGGCAGCTCGCCGAGGAGACCCGCTACGACAAGAGCTACCTCTACCGCCTGGAGGTGAGCCAGCGCCTCTCCAAGCTCGCGGTGATGGAGGACCTGGACCGGTTCTACGACTCCGGGGGGCTGCTGGTGCAGCTCTGGAAGGTGGCGCGCAAGGAGGTCTTCAAGGACCGGTACAAGGAGTTCATGCGGCTGGAGCCGACGGCTCGCATCATGCACCTGTTCACCCTCGGCATCCCGGGTCTGTTCCAGACGGAGGAGGTGGCGCGGGCTTTGCTGTCCGGTGCCCAGGAGACCGACACCGAGGGCGAGTTGGTGGAGGAGCAGGTGATAGCCCGCATGGGCCGCCAGCAGCTGCTGCACCGCAAGCCGGCTCCGTCCGTACGGATCATCATGGACGAGTACGCGCTCCGGCGGCCGGTCACTGACGCCAAGGCGTGGGACGAGCAGCTGGCGCACCTCCTCGACATGAGCGAGGTGACCTCCATGGCCCTACAGGTCCTCCCCTTCGCCGTCGGAGCACACCACTTGATGGACGGCTCCCTGACATTGCTGTGGCAGGACGACACGTCCGCCGTTGCCTACACGGAAGGCAACGGATGCGCCGAGTTGATCGAGGATCCGGCTGCCGTGACGCGCTACCGGCTGTCCTACGATCGGCTCCGGGATCTGGCGCTGCCCCCGTCGGAGTCCACCGCGTTCATCAGGGGTGTCCTGGAGGAGCACAGATCATGA